The Congregibacter litoralis KT71 genome contains a region encoding:
- a CDS encoding XrtA/PEP-CTERM system exopolysaccharide export protein: protein MNTGQFAGTVKVVLALMASAFLVACSSKPTVPEGQRFSEPDYNYVIGPGDTMEIFVWGNEELTTTAIVRPDGKFTTRLVEDLEASGMTPTQLARAIEEAYGEYVRQPVVSVIVNGFVGVPEQQIRVVGEAAEPRGVPFRQHMTLLDLMIAVGGMTEFAAGNKSVLVRTHNGQQTSYGLRLDDLLRDGDISANMALMPGDIVIISESWF, encoded by the coding sequence ATGAACACAGGGCAATTTGCAGGAACAGTGAAGGTGGTGCTCGCGTTGATGGCGAGTGCGTTTTTAGTGGCGTGTAGTAGCAAGCCTACGGTCCCTGAGGGGCAACGCTTCAGTGAGCCCGATTACAATTATGTGATTGGTCCGGGCGACACCATGGAGATTTTTGTCTGGGGTAACGAAGAGCTAACGACCACCGCGATTGTCAGGCCAGACGGCAAATTCACCACCCGCCTGGTAGAAGACCTTGAGGCGAGTGGTATGACTCCCACGCAGTTGGCTCGTGCGATCGAAGAGGCCTACGGCGAGTATGTGCGTCAGCCAGTCGTGAGCGTTATTGTTAACGGTTTTGTGGGAGTGCCCGAGCAGCAAATCCGTGTTGTTGGCGAGGCAGCGGAGCCTCGTGGTGTCCCGTTCAGACAGCATATGACCTTGTTGGATCTGATGATTGCTGTGGGCGGTATGACCGAGTTTGCCGCAGGCAATAAATCGGTACTCGTTCGAACGCATAATGGTCAGCAAACCTCATACGGTCTGCGCCTGGACGACTTGCTCCGCGATGGCGATATCTCCGCCAACATGGCGCTCATGCCCGGGGACATCGTGATCATCTCTGAGTCCTGGTTTTAA
- a CDS encoding ExeA family protein, giving the protein MYDRFYGFSEEPFRLSPDHHFAYQHRGYKKARAYMAYAFMRAEGFVMVTGRPGTGKTTLVGALMDDLAAERAQIANLVCSQLQADDLLSMVAHEFGVDLDVTNKGQQLQHLSRQLQKWHREGRRALLIVDEAQDLSVSAMEELRLLTNIQVGGKPLLQIFLLGQPELRELILRPEMEQVHQRIVAASHLQPLEPDETEEYIRHRLKAVGWQGDPAISKAVYPLISKFSEGIARRINLICSRLMLHGSVEDLHRIGSQDVRAVVEELQGESLAAGSVFTEHDFDVEDVYEGELEAVPSASATTSSTEDTVTTSSEPGSGTTGDRNALWRRRMRRQS; this is encoded by the coding sequence ATGTACGACCGCTTCTACGGATTTAGTGAAGAACCGTTCCGGCTCAGTCCGGATCACCACTTCGCCTATCAGCACCGCGGCTATAAAAAAGCGCGCGCCTACATGGCCTACGCTTTTATGCGTGCGGAGGGTTTTGTGATGGTGACCGGTCGCCCGGGCACTGGCAAAACAACCCTGGTCGGCGCGCTGATGGACGACCTCGCCGCTGAGCGCGCGCAAATTGCCAACCTGGTCTGCTCCCAGCTGCAGGCCGATGATCTGCTCAGCATGGTTGCTCATGAATTTGGTGTGGATCTTGATGTCACCAACAAAGGCCAGCAACTACAGCATCTATCGCGCCAGTTACAGAAGTGGCACCGCGAGGGGCGTCGGGCATTGTTAATAGTTGACGAGGCCCAGGACCTGTCTGTCAGTGCCATGGAAGAACTACGGTTGCTCACGAACATTCAGGTGGGCGGCAAACCGCTGTTACAGATTTTTCTGCTCGGTCAGCCCGAGCTTCGTGAATTGATTCTGCGTCCCGAAATGGAGCAGGTTCATCAACGCATCGTGGCGGCAAGCCATCTGCAGCCGTTGGAGCCGGATGAAACCGAAGAATATATCCGCCATCGTCTTAAGGCAGTCGGCTGGCAGGGCGATCCCGCCATCAGCAAGGCTGTTTATCCCCTGATATCCAAATTCTCCGAAGGCATTGCCCGGCGTATTAACCTGATCTGCAGTCGCCTGATGTTGCACGGCAGCGTCGAGGATCTGCACCGCATCGGCTCGCAGGATGTGCGGGCGGTGGTCGAGGAGCTCCAGGGTGAGAGTCTGGCAGCAGGTTCGGTGTTTACCGAGCATGATTTTGATGTGGAGGATGTCTACGAAGGCGAGCTGGAAGCGGTGCCTTCTGCGAGCGCAACTACGAGCTCAACCGAGGATACGGTTACGACGTCCAGTGAGCCTGGTTCAGGCACCACGGGAGACAGAAACGCACTCTGGCGTCGCAGGATGCGCCGACAGAGTTAA
- a CDS encoding nucleotide sugar dehydrogenase, producing MENRDTVAIVGLGYVGLPLAVAFGARQRTIGFDLNEAKLDAYREGRDPSGEVSPEQLRAATRLELSSDPAVLALADVIVVVVPTPIDDAKRPDLRPLEGASRTVGGHMKPGTIVVFESTVYPGCTEEVCVPILEESSGLSWAGRQGGEAGFFVGYSPERINPGDKTHRLETIVKVVAGDTPQTLETLSALYGSVVSAGIHSAPSIKVAEAAKVIENTQRDLNIALMNELAMIFDRLDIDTLDVLEAAGTKWNFMPFKPGLVGGHCIGVDPYYLTYRAESAGYHPQVVLAGRRINDGMGKFIAEQTVKELARRGLPITGAAVTVLGLTFKENCPDLRNSRVPDIVSELAAFGCEVSVHDPLAFSEDALREYDITLTEWDALQPAQVVVLAVPHASYIEKDLQAFCDLLSDDGFVVDVKGMMDREAAGRVGLTLWRL from the coding sequence TTGGAGAACCGGGACACAGTTGCCATCGTGGGTCTGGGGTACGTCGGTCTGCCCCTGGCTGTGGCCTTTGGTGCCCGGCAACGGACCATAGGTTTCGACCTGAATGAAGCCAAGCTCGACGCTTATCGTGAGGGGCGTGACCCCAGTGGCGAGGTGTCGCCGGAACAGTTGCGTGCCGCGACCCGGCTGGAGCTCAGCAGCGATCCTGCGGTATTGGCGCTGGCGGACGTCATTGTGGTGGTGGTCCCGACGCCGATAGACGACGCCAAGCGGCCGGATCTTAGGCCTCTGGAAGGCGCCTCACGTACCGTCGGCGGGCATATGAAGCCGGGCACGATCGTAGTTTTTGAGTCCACGGTGTATCCCGGTTGTACCGAGGAAGTTTGCGTGCCCATTCTCGAGGAGAGCTCGGGTTTATCCTGGGCGGGCCGCCAGGGCGGGGAGGCCGGGTTTTTCGTGGGGTACTCCCCGGAGCGCATAAATCCCGGTGACAAAACCCATCGCCTGGAGACCATCGTGAAAGTGGTGGCGGGGGACACGCCGCAGACCCTCGAGACCCTCTCGGCGTTGTATGGCTCCGTGGTCAGCGCAGGTATTCACTCTGCCCCCAGTATTAAAGTGGCCGAGGCGGCGAAGGTCATCGAGAACACCCAGCGCGATCTGAATATTGCCCTGATGAATGAGCTGGCGATGATCTTTGATCGCCTGGACATCGATACCCTGGATGTATTGGAGGCTGCGGGTACCAAATGGAATTTTATGCCGTTCAAGCCCGGCCTGGTGGGGGGGCACTGCATTGGCGTTGACCCCTATTACCTGACTTACAGGGCTGAAAGCGCGGGCTATCACCCGCAGGTGGTGCTGGCAGGACGGCGAATCAACGACGGCATGGGCAAGTTTATTGCCGAACAGACGGTGAAGGAACTGGCTCGCCGGGGTCTGCCCATTACGGGCGCGGCGGTCACCGTACTGGGTCTGACGTTTAAGGAAAACTGCCCGGACCTGCGTAACTCAAGGGTGCCCGACATTGTCAGTGAGTTGGCGGCCTTTGGCTGTGAAGTATCGGTGCATGATCCCCTGGCGTTTTCAGAAGACGCGCTCAGGGAATACGACATTACGTTAACCGAGTGGGACGCTCTGCAACCGGCGCAGGTGGTTGTGCTGGCCGTGCCCCACGCTTCCTATATTGAGAAGGACCTGCAGGCATTTTGTGATTTGCTGAGCGACGACGGGTTTGTGGTGGATGTGAAGGGCATGATGGATCGCGAGGCCGCGGGTAGGGTCGGGCTTACACTCTGGCGCCTGTGA
- the prsK gene encoding XrtA/PEP-CTERM system histidine kinase PrsK has translation MALNGNIGLLTYAIAALSYVLLGFLLVAQWRVRPLGPALVMATTATALWATIVAAGTLYRYPPILLIQVSELARNAGWLFFMLQLLGFQESGNVWVWLQRRWLTLFLAGIGVSLGILALRPLGDTLGLSPADISDYALMLWLAVAITGLLLVEQIYRNASAGERWGVKFLCLGLGIMFAFDFLMYAEALLFRQLDAQLWQARGLVATLSVPWLIVAIARNSNWRMDVHVSRHVVFHTVTLMAAGAYLLAMAIIGYFIKYLGGNWGGVLQVSFLAGSSALLVTLLFSGTLRARLRVWLSKHFFSYRYDYRVEWLRFTEELAALENVPGGIIRTMATITQSPGGILLHQNDGGQLNELATWELDRPNVRESGNLQHWITDSGWVIDLLEWRRKPDLYTDLQLPPWIADHDKLWLIVPLFFQGTLEGLLMLARTDLKDSVNWEDRDLLKTAGKQAAALLAQQRASHALIEARQFDAFNRLSAYVIHDLKNILAQQSLMVSNAQKHRHNPAFVDDMIGTVENSVNRMQRLMDQMRSGMRTAEPGLVDLGDLLEKTIRQRASLLPHPTLDVAEVVAVVADRERLTTVFGHLIQNAQEATDDTGVIMVTVTVTGGAARVSIQDSGVGMTPEFVQQKLFKPFESTKGLTGMGIGAFESREYVRQLGGDITVSSTPGQGTQFTVSLPVADESLLSDHNDESCEPGTASVTGSVAH, from the coding sequence ATGGCCTTGAACGGCAATATCGGACTACTCACTTATGCAATCGCCGCCCTGAGCTACGTGCTTCTGGGCTTTTTGCTCGTGGCCCAGTGGCGGGTGCGTCCACTGGGACCTGCCCTCGTCATGGCCACCACAGCCACGGCGCTCTGGGCCACCATCGTTGCTGCCGGCACCCTTTACAGATATCCACCTATTCTTCTTATTCAGGTCAGCGAACTGGCAAGAAACGCGGGGTGGCTCTTTTTTATGCTCCAGCTTCTGGGGTTTCAGGAGAGCGGTAACGTCTGGGTCTGGCTTCAGCGGCGCTGGTTAACGCTGTTTTTGGCGGGCATCGGAGTATCTCTGGGCATATTGGCACTGCGCCCCCTCGGAGACACCTTGGGCCTGAGCCCTGCAGACATCAGCGACTATGCGCTGATGCTCTGGCTGGCGGTCGCCATCACCGGACTCTTGCTGGTGGAACAGATTTACCGCAACGCCAGTGCCGGGGAACGTTGGGGTGTGAAGTTTCTCTGCCTGGGCCTGGGCATCATGTTCGCCTTTGACTTCCTCATGTATGCAGAGGCCTTACTTTTTCGCCAGCTCGACGCCCAGCTATGGCAGGCTCGGGGCCTTGTCGCAACGCTCAGCGTGCCCTGGCTGATTGTTGCGATTGCGCGTAACAGCAATTGGCGCATGGACGTCCACGTATCCCGACACGTCGTGTTCCACACGGTCACACTTATGGCGGCCGGTGCCTATTTGCTGGCTATGGCGATCATCGGGTACTTCATCAAATATCTGGGCGGCAATTGGGGCGGCGTCCTGCAGGTTTCCTTTCTGGCGGGCAGCTCCGCGCTACTGGTTACTCTATTATTCTCTGGCACTCTCCGTGCGCGTTTGCGTGTGTGGCTATCCAAACATTTTTTCAGCTACCGCTACGATTACCGTGTGGAGTGGCTGCGTTTTACCGAGGAGCTTGCAGCGCTGGAAAACGTGCCCGGGGGCATCATTCGCACTATGGCGACCATAACCCAGAGCCCGGGAGGAATACTCCTTCACCAGAACGACGGGGGTCAGTTGAATGAACTTGCAACCTGGGAACTCGATAGACCGAACGTACGGGAGTCCGGGAACCTGCAACACTGGATCACCGACAGCGGCTGGGTGATTGATCTTCTCGAATGGCGGCGAAAGCCCGATCTCTACACAGACCTGCAGTTACCTCCGTGGATAGCCGATCACGACAAACTCTGGTTGATTGTGCCTTTGTTTTTTCAGGGCACCCTCGAGGGACTGCTGATGCTTGCCCGCACGGATCTCAAAGACAGCGTCAACTGGGAAGATCGTGACCTCCTGAAAACCGCCGGCAAACAGGCTGCGGCATTGCTGGCCCAACAACGCGCCAGTCACGCGCTTATAGAAGCCCGCCAGTTTGATGCCTTTAATCGATTATCCGCTTACGTTATTCATGACCTCAAAAACATTCTGGCCCAACAATCGCTCATGGTCTCAAACGCTCAAAAACACCGGCATAACCCCGCCTTTGTTGATGACATGATTGGCACCGTCGAAAACTCCGTTAACCGTATGCAGCGTCTCATGGACCAGATGCGGAGTGGCATGCGCACGGCGGAACCCGGTCTGGTTGATTTGGGTGATCTGCTGGAAAAAACCATCAGGCAAAGGGCATCGCTGCTCCCCCATCCAACATTGGACGTCGCTGAAGTGGTCGCCGTTGTGGCTGACCGGGAGCGACTCACCACCGTTTTTGGTCACCTGATACAAAATGCGCAGGAAGCCACCGATGACACCGGCGTTATCATGGTCACGGTCACGGTTACAGGGGGCGCCGCCCGGGTAAGCATTCAGGACTCCGGCGTCGGTATGACGCCGGAGTTTGTCCAGCAAAAACTCTTCAAACCCTTTGAATCCACCAAGGGACTGACAGGAATGGGCATTGGCGCGTTCGAATCACGGGAGTATGTCCGTCAACTGGGAGGCGACATTACCGTGAGCAGTACACCGGGGCAGGGTACACAATTTACCGTGTCCCTTCCCGTTGCTGATGAGAGCCTTTTGAGCGACCACAATGATGAAAGCTGTGAACCAGGCACGGCTTCTGTAACTGGTAGCGTGGCACACTAA
- the prsR gene encoding PEP-CTERM-box response regulator transcription factor: MPVSDAATPLLVVEDDEGLQSQLRWAFDSHEVIIAGDRKAAITALRRHQPGVVLLDLGLPPDPGGVTEGLATLGEILSLAPETKVIVVTGDNDRGNAVKAIAGGAYDFHQKPADPELLTLLVERAQHVYELERENQALQRSTGNMPLDNIIAVSPQMLKVCRTVEKIAPTDITTLLLGASGTGKERFAQAIHELSPRAKERMVAINCAAIPDTLLESELFGYEKGAFTGASQQTIGKIEHASGGTLFLDEIGDLPMELQAKLLRFLQERVVERLGGRKEIPVDVRVICATHQNLEQHIAEGKFREDLYYRVSEMVINIPTLQEREGDAVVLAKSFLSRFAGDKGTGVKSFDSNALRAIGNYAWPGNVRELESRIKRAVIMAEGAQVTVEDLELEDALEDTLKAANELPLNIKQVREQAEKAAILRALSHSDDNMTEAAELLGITRPTLYSMMEKYGMREK; this comes from the coding sequence CTGCCCGTGAGTGATGCGGCAACACCATTACTGGTAGTCGAAGACGATGAAGGGCTGCAAAGTCAGCTTCGCTGGGCCTTTGACAGCCATGAAGTGATTATCGCGGGTGATCGCAAGGCCGCCATCACGGCCCTGCGCCGCCACCAGCCTGGAGTGGTCCTACTTGACCTGGGTCTGCCACCCGACCCCGGCGGTGTTACCGAGGGTCTCGCGACGCTGGGCGAGATACTCTCCCTGGCCCCCGAGACCAAGGTCATTGTTGTCACCGGAGACAACGATCGTGGCAATGCCGTAAAAGCCATAGCGGGCGGCGCCTATGACTTCCACCAGAAGCCGGCAGACCCGGAGTTACTCACCCTTCTCGTAGAACGTGCGCAGCATGTGTACGAGCTTGAGCGTGAGAACCAGGCCTTGCAGCGCTCCACCGGCAACATGCCTCTGGACAACATCATCGCTGTCAGTCCGCAGATGCTGAAGGTCTGTCGTACTGTAGAAAAAATTGCACCGACCGATATCACCACCCTGCTTCTGGGGGCCTCAGGCACGGGCAAAGAGCGATTTGCCCAGGCTATTCACGAGCTCAGCCCCCGCGCCAAAGAACGCATGGTCGCCATCAACTGTGCCGCCATTCCTGACACTCTGCTGGAAAGCGAGCTCTTCGGCTACGAAAAAGGTGCCTTTACCGGTGCGAGCCAGCAAACCATCGGTAAGATCGAGCATGCGAGCGGTGGCACCCTGTTTCTGGACGAGATCGGCGACCTGCCGATGGAACTGCAAGCGAAGCTACTGCGTTTTTTGCAGGAACGAGTCGTGGAGCGTCTGGGCGGTCGCAAGGAGATTCCCGTGGATGTGCGCGTGATCTGTGCGACGCACCAAAACCTGGAACAGCACATTGCTGAGGGGAAGTTTCGCGAAGATCTGTACTACCGCGTCAGTGAAATGGTCATTAATATTCCAACGCTTCAGGAGCGTGAGGGCGATGCCGTCGTTCTCGCCAAATCGTTTTTGTCACGTTTCGCCGGAGACAAGGGCACCGGAGTAAAAAGTTTCGACAGTAACGCTTTACGTGCCATCGGTAATTACGCCTGGCCGGGCAACGTACGAGAACTCGAATCCCGCATCAAACGGGCGGTCATCATGGCGGAAGGAGCCCAGGTTACCGTCGAGGATCTCGAGCTGGAAGACGCTCTGGAGGACACGCTGAAAGCCGCCAACGAGCTCCCTCTCAATATCAAGCAGGTACGCGAGCAGGCGGAGAAAGCCGCAATATTGCGCGCCCTCTCCCACAGCGATGACAACATGACCGAAGCAGCGGAGTTACTGGGCATCACTCGCCCAACACTCTACTCCATGATGGAAAAGTACGGCATGCGCGAGAAGTAA